Proteins encoded by one window of Musa acuminata AAA Group cultivar baxijiao chromosome BXJ2-9, Cavendish_Baxijiao_AAA, whole genome shotgun sequence:
- the LOC135621926 gene encoding aluminum-activated malate transporter 10-like: MATEKEVSGGLGLEWRVTVPEGSSVKMEPDPSWISRTWNRLVELGSKLRSKVSTFGKKVWKIGADSPRKVIHGAKVGAALTLVSLFYYLRPLYNGFGSSAMWAVMTVVVVFEYTVGGCLYKGINRAIATLSAGGLAVGIDWVASKSGEKWEPVILSASVFLLASAATFSRFLPTVKARFDYGVTIFILTFSLVAVSGYRVEELINLAVQRIATIAIGIAIALSICILVYPVWSGQELHLLVSRNMEKLADSLEGCVEDYFMKSEITDAKESSATRSEGYKCVLNSKASEDSQANLARWEPAHGRFGFRHPWKQYLKVAAALRNCAYCVEALHGCINSEAKAPECMKKHLRDACMKLSSDSSKVLKELSSSIKLMKRSKSIDALVGEMKNAVHELQNAFASLPNHLTQTTASSPIESTEGKKNSNISIADGVALMEAMPLMTIASLLIEISARIQGVVDAVGTLATLARFEGIRNEKSSSKVQAEEQEDKALQEV; the protein is encoded by the exons ATGGCGACCGAGAAGGAAGTGTCGGGTGGTTTAGGTTTAGAATGGAGAGTGACAGTCCCCGAAGGGTCGTCGGTGAAGATGGAACCCGACCCGAGCTGGATTTCCAGGACTTGGAATCGGCTGGTCGAGTTGGGATCAAAGTTGAGATCGAAGGTGTCGACGTTTGGGAAGAAGGTTTGGAAGATTGGTGCAGATAGTCCGAGGAAGGTCATACATGGTGCCAAAGTAGGAGCTGCGCTCACTCTAGTGTCACTCTTTTATTATCTTAGGCCCTTGTACAATGGCTTCGGGAGTTCAGCTATGTGGGCTGTGATGACTGTCGTCGTGGTCTTCGAGTACACTGTTG GTGGGTGCTTGTACAAAGGAATCAACAGAGCAATAGCAACACTCAGCGCCGGCGGTCTTGCAGTTGGCATCGACTGGGTTGCAAGCAAATCCGGAGAAAAGTGGGAACCAGTAATTCTGAGTGCGTCCGTCTTCCTGCTAG CTTCAGCTGCAACATTTTCCCGGTTCTTGCCGACGGTGAAAGCTCGGTTTGATTATGGTGTTACCATCTTTATCCTCACCTTCAGCTTGGTAGCAGTTTCCGGCTACCGCGTAGAAGAACTGATTAATTTAGCAGTGCAACGCATAGCGACCATCGCCATTGGTATCGCTATTGCTCTTTCCATTTGCATACTTGTTTACCCTGTTTGGTCCGGCCAAGAGCTTCACCTCCTCGTTTCCCGCAACATGGAGAAGCTCGCTGATTCCTTAGAGG GTTGCGTAGAGGATTACTTCATGAAGAGCGAGATCACGGATGCGAAAGAATCATCAGCCACTCGGTCGGAGGGCTACAAGTGTGTCCTAAACTCAAAAGCATCTGAAGATTCACAGGCAAATTTAGCGAGATGGGAACCTGCACATGGTCGCTTTGGATTTAGACATCCATGGAAACAGTATCTCAAGGTCGCAGCTGCACTGAGGAACTGTGCTTACTGCGTAGAGGCCCTCCACGGCTGCATCAATTCAGAAGCTAAG GCTCCTGAATGTATGAAGAAACATCTGAGAGATGCTTGCATGAAACTGAGCTCGGACTCATCCAAGGTCCTAAAGGAGTTGTCGAGCTCCATCAAGCTGATGAAAAGGTCTAAATCCATTGATGCGTTGGTTGGAGAGATGAAGAATGCGGTGCACGAGCTCCAAAATGCTTTCGCATCGCTTCCCAACCACCTGACGCAAACAACAGCCTCGAGCCCAATTGAATCAACCGAAGGGAAGAAGAACAGCAACATCTCAATTGCAGATGGAGTGGCCCTAATGGAAGCCATGCCTCTCATGACAATAGCATCGTTGCTTATTGAGATATCAGCGAGGATCCAAGGGGTCGTCGATGCTGTCGGCACGCTAGCAACCCTTGCACGCTTTGAAGGCATCCGTAATGAGAAGTCCTCCTCGAAAGTACAAGCtgaagaacaagaagacaaagCCCTTCAAGAGGTTTGA